In Drosophila bipectinata strain 14024-0381.07 chromosome 2R, DbipHiC1v2, whole genome shotgun sequence, one genomic interval encodes:
- the LOC108133220 gene encoding skin secretory protein xP2 gives MKFLVVAVALLAVAHADVSHLSGYNYAPVSIPAPAPLPIKVAAPAPAPVPVNTYIPPAPVSIPAPAPIQIEVPAPAPAPVAIPAPAPIKVAPAPVNTYIPPAPVSIPAPAPVQVEIPAPAPVPVSLPAPAPVNTYIPPAPVSIPAPAPVPVKVAPAPAPVPVLAPQPVLEEIEPVSADGYRYKTVRRRVVRRRY, from the exons ATG AAATTCCTGGTTGTCGCCGTTGCCCTCCTGGCTGTTGCTCACGCCGATGTCTCCCACCTGTCCGGCTACAACTACGCTCCCGTGAGCATCCCAGCTCCGGCTCCTCTGCCCATCAAGGTGGCCGCTCCTGCCCCCGCCCCAGTGCCAGTCAACACCTACATCCCACCTGCACCCGTGAGCATCCCAGCCCCAGCTCCCATCCAGATTGAGGTGCCCgccccagctccagctcctgttGCCATCCCCGCTCCTGCTCCCATCAAGGTGGCTCCCGCTCCAGTCAACACCTACATCCCTCCCGCACCCGTGAGCATCCCAGCCCCCGCTCCCGTCCAGGTTGAGATCCCCGCCCCGGCTCCAGTCCCAGTCTCCCTGCCCGCTCCCGCTCCCGTCAACACCTACATTCCCCCCGCACCCGTGAGCATCCCCGCCCCTGCTCCCGTTCCCGTCAAGGTCGCCCCTGCTCCCGCTCCCGTGCCCGTGCTGGCTCCTCAGCCCGTCCTGGAGGAGATTGAGCCCGTGTCTGCCGATGGCTACCGTTACAAGACTGTCCGTCGCCGTGTGGTCCGCCGCCGTTACTAG
- the LOC122320949 gene encoding skin secretory protein xP2, producing the protein MKFLVIAFAVLACAYGDVSHLGYNYSPPAPVYQPAPISIPAPAPVYQPAPISIPAPAPVYQPAPISIPAPAPAPVVIPAPAPAPVVISAPAPAPVRTYVPPAPISIPAPAPVVIPAPAPAPVVIPAPAPAPVVIPAPAPAPVVIPAPAPAPVVIPAPAPVRSYIPPAPAPAPVYNPAPAPIPVSIPAPAPVVIPAPAPAPVVIPAPAPAPVVIPAPAPVRTYVPPAPISIPAPAPVYQPAPISIPAPAPVYQPAPAPVYQPSSQQVLEEIEPVSADGYRYKTVRRRVYRHRF; encoded by the exons ATG AAATTCCTGGTTATTGCCTTTGCCGTTCTGGCCTGCGCCTATGGCGATGTCTCCCACCTGGGTTACAACTACTCGCCCCCGGCTCCGGTTTACCAGCCAGCTCCTATCAGCATCCCAGCCCCGGCTCCGGTTTACCAGCCAGCTCCCATCAGCATCCCAGCCCCGGCTCCGGTTTACCAGCCAGCTCCCATCAGCATCCCTGCTCCTGCCCCAGCTCCAGTTGTGATCCCAGCTCCTGCCCCAGCTCCAGTTGTGATCTCTGCTCCAGCTCCCGCTCCAGTGAGGACCTACGTGCCCCCAGCACCCATCAGCatcccagctccagctccagttgTGATCCCCGCTCCTGCCCCAGCTCCAGTTGTGATCCCCGCTCCTGCCCCAGCTCCAGTTGTGATcccagctcctgctccagctccagttGTGATCCCTGCTCCTGCCCCAGCTCCAGTTGTGATCCCAGCTCCGGCTCCCGTCAGGTCTTACATTCCCCCCgcaccagcaccagctccCGTCTACAACCCAGCTCCTGCTCCCATCCCAGTGAGCatcccagctccagctccagttgTGATCCCcgctcctgctccagctccagttGTGATCCCcgctcctgctccagctccagttGTGATCCCTGCCCCAGCTCCCGTGAGGACCTACGTGCCCCCTGCACCCATCAGCATCCCTGCTCCCGCTCCCGTCTACCAGCCAGCTCCCATCAGCATCCCCGCTCCGGCTCCAGTCTACCAGCCCGCTCCTGCTCCCGTCTACCAGCCCAGCAGCCAGCAGGTCCTGGAGGAGATCGAGCCCGTGTCCGCTGATGGTTACCGCTACAAGACCGTGCGTCGTCGCGTCTACCGTCACCGCTTCTAA